A portion of the Lolium rigidum isolate FL_2022 chromosome 1, APGP_CSIRO_Lrig_0.1, whole genome shotgun sequence genome contains these proteins:
- the LOC124684159 gene encoding FBD-associated F-box protein At5g56370-like isoform X1, translating into MATRGGAKKRKCRKDELDAGATQPSGEKPEAGEIPDLISNLDIDVLRRIVSLLPTKDGARTQSLSTRWRDLFRSAPLNLGVELRREDEPAPSRLVTRILADHQAPCRRLSLTWYGYESGFVSPSLSRWLHSPALNGLSELDLWQKRKRRDEERRELPREEDPYALPPSVLRFSPTLRILSIKCTGCMIHFPSVGDLHLPILKQLTLKGVVVSEGVLHDVLAGCSVLESLVLSKLDGVHGVRINSSTLRSLGVSSGWRDEPEEVLQQVIVEDAPLLEKLFLSGLDDHLSVRVLCAPKLDFLGSLPEGFSKAKLETTLVQRTVVASLMSVVRTVKVLVLRMSPPSVDDAIDFVKFFPCLEKLYVLLYRDRASKRARHHFPLGYIECLELHLKKVMLINYHGTPRDVDFARFFLLNAKVLEHMEFASCISGNRKKYITEWIAAQPRKLQLDNRASEGAQFNFIPDSDYCDGIHIGHIHDLTTSDPFDRSLCRCDSIDFL; encoded by the exons atggccaccCGCGGCGGAGCCAAAAAGCGAAAATGCCGCAAGGACGAATTGGACGCCGGCGCCACACAGCCGTCGGGCGAGAAGCCTGAAGCCGGAGAAAtccccgatctgatcagcaacctCGACATCGACGTGCTGCGCCGCATCGTGTCGCTCCTCCCTACCAAGGACGGCGCCCGCACCCAGTCCCTGTCCACCCGGTGGCGCGACCTCTTCCGCTCCGCCCCGCTCAACCTCGGCGTGGAGCTCCGCCGCGAAGACGAGCCCGCCCCCTCCAGGCTCGTCACCCGCATCCTCGCCGACCACCAGGCGCCCTGCCGCCGGCTCTCCCTGACCTGGTACGGCTACGAATCTGGCTTCGTCTCCCCATCGTTGAGCCGTTGGCTCCATTCGCCAGCCCTCAATGGCCTCTCCGAGTTGGATCTGTGGCAAAAGCGCAAGAGACGTgacgaggaacgtcgggaactgcCCAGGGAGGAGGACCCGTATGCCCTGCCGCCGTCCGTGCTCCGATTTTCGCCCACCCTGCGCATCCTCAGCATCAAGTGCACCGGCTGCATGATCCATTTCCCGTCTGTCGGTGATCTACATCTCCCCATCCTCAAGCAGCTCACCCTTAAAGGTGTCGTCGTCTCGGAGGGCGTCCTCCATGACGTTCTTGCTGGATGCTCTGTGCTGGAGAGCTTGGTGCTTAGCAAATTGGATGGTGTTCATGGCGTTCGGATCAACTCTTCCACCCTTAGGAGCCTAGGTGTGTCGTCTGGTTGGAGAGATGAACCTGAGGAAGTATTGCAACAAGTAATTGTTGAGGATGCCCCTCTCCTAGAGAAGTTATTCCTATCTGGATTAGATGACCACTTATCAGTCCGTGTGCTTTGCGCGCCCAAACTGGATTTCTTGGGTTCTCTGCCAGAAGGGTTCTCTAAAGCCAAGCTCGAAACCACACTTGTTCAG AGAACTGTTGTTGCCAGTTTGATGAGTGTCGTGCGAACAGTCAAAGTTTTGGTTTTGCGCATGTCACCTCccagtgttgatgatgccattgaCTTTGTGAAATTCTTTCCTTGCTTGGAGAAGTTATATGTCTTG TTATACCGGGACAGGGCATCAAAAAGAGCACGTCATCATTTTCCACTTGGTTATATTGAATGTTTGGAGCTCCATCTCAAAAAAGTAATGCTGATAAATTACCACGGAACACCGAGAGATGTTGATTTTGCAAGGTTCTTTCTTTTGAATGCCAAAGTGCTAGAACATATGGAGTTTGCATCATGCATTTCAGGAAACCGGAAGAAATACATTACTGAATGGATAGCTGCTCAACCCAGAAAGCTACAGCTGGATAACAGGGCTTCTGAAGGTGCTCAGTTCAATTTTATCCCTGATTCTGACTACTGTGATGGTATACATATTGGGCACATCCATGATCTTACTACTAGTGACCCCTTTGATAGATCATTATGTCGATGTGATAGCATCGATTTCCTTTGA
- the LOC124684159 gene encoding F-box/LRR-repeat protein At4g14103-like isoform X2 encodes MATRGGAKKRKCRKDELDAGATQPSGEKPEAGEIPDLISNLDIDVLRRIVSLLPTKDGARTQSLSTRWRDLFRSAPLNLGVELRREDEPAPSRLVTRILADHQAPCRRLSLTWYGYESGFVSPSLSRWLHSPALNGLSELDLWQKRKRRDEERRELPREEDPYALPPSVLRFSPTLRILSIKCTGCMIHFPSVGDLHLPILKQLTLKGVVVSEGVLHDVLAGCSVLESLVLSKLDGVHGVRINSSTLRSLGVSSGWRDEPEEVLQQVIVEDAPLLEKLFLSGLDDHLSVRVLCAPKLDFLGSLPEGFSKAKLETTLVQRTVVASLMSVVRTVKVLVLRMSPPSVDDAIDFVKFFPCLEKLYVLLYRDRASKRARHHFPLGYIECLELHLKKETGRNTLLNG; translated from the exons atggccaccCGCGGCGGAGCCAAAAAGCGAAAATGCCGCAAGGACGAATTGGACGCCGGCGCCACACAGCCGTCGGGCGAGAAGCCTGAAGCCGGAGAAAtccccgatctgatcagcaacctCGACATCGACGTGCTGCGCCGCATCGTGTCGCTCCTCCCTACCAAGGACGGCGCCCGCACCCAGTCCCTGTCCACCCGGTGGCGCGACCTCTTCCGCTCCGCCCCGCTCAACCTCGGCGTGGAGCTCCGCCGCGAAGACGAGCCCGCCCCCTCCAGGCTCGTCACCCGCATCCTCGCCGACCACCAGGCGCCCTGCCGCCGGCTCTCCCTGACCTGGTACGGCTACGAATCTGGCTTCGTCTCCCCATCGTTGAGCCGTTGGCTCCATTCGCCAGCCCTCAATGGCCTCTCCGAGTTGGATCTGTGGCAAAAGCGCAAGAGACGTgacgaggaacgtcgggaactgcCCAGGGAGGAGGACCCGTATGCCCTGCCGCCGTCCGTGCTCCGATTTTCGCCCACCCTGCGCATCCTCAGCATCAAGTGCACCGGCTGCATGATCCATTTCCCGTCTGTCGGTGATCTACATCTCCCCATCCTCAAGCAGCTCACCCTTAAAGGTGTCGTCGTCTCGGAGGGCGTCCTCCATGACGTTCTTGCTGGATGCTCTGTGCTGGAGAGCTTGGTGCTTAGCAAATTGGATGGTGTTCATGGCGTTCGGATCAACTCTTCCACCCTTAGGAGCCTAGGTGTGTCGTCTGGTTGGAGAGATGAACCTGAGGAAGTATTGCAACAAGTAATTGTTGAGGATGCCCCTCTCCTAGAGAAGTTATTCCTATCTGGATTAGATGACCACTTATCAGTCCGTGTGCTTTGCGCGCCCAAACTGGATTTCTTGGGTTCTCTGCCAGAAGGGTTCTCTAAAGCCAAGCTCGAAACCACACTTGTTCAG AGAACTGTTGTTGCCAGTTTGATGAGTGTCGTGCGAACAGTCAAAGTTTTGGTTTTGCGCATGTCACCTCccagtgttgatgatgccattgaCTTTGTGAAATTCTTTCCTTGCTTGGAGAAGTTATATGTCTTG TTATACCGGGACAGGGCATCAAAAAGAGCACGTCATCATTTTCCACTTGGTTATATTGAATGTTTGGAGCTCCATCTCAAAAAA GAAACCGGAAGAAATACATTACTGAATGGATAG